A window of the Coprobacter fastidiosus genome harbors these coding sequences:
- a CDS encoding UDP-N-acetylmuramoyl-L-alanyl-D-glutamate--2,6-diaminopimelate ligase, producing the protein MKLESLIQAIPVKQISGNTNKEISGLDSDSRNIQQDFLFVAVKGTAVDGHQFIDKAIESGATAIVCEEMPENITPTTTYIQVSDSKEALGLLASKWYANPSRQLTLVGVTGTNGKTTIATLLYEMFRLFGEKAGLLSTVCNYIDEKAVPATHTTPDPITLNKLLREMVDAGCRYAFMEVSSHSADQKRIAGLDFDGGIFTNLTRDHLDYHKTVEAYLKAKKSFFDHLPKNAFALTNLDDKSGMVMLQNTKAAKHTYSLKTLADYKGRIIESRLDGTTLEINGREVEVQFVGKFNAYNLLAVYGATCLLGENPEKALIKLSMLIPVAGRFQTIHSPEKYTVIIDYAHTPDALANVLGSIREVVGKKGRIITVVGAGGNRDKGKRPIMAQEAVKISDRVILTSDNPRFEEPEDILSDMRAGLSPQQLRQVLSISDRREAIKTATQFAQPGDVILIAGKGHEDYQEIKGVKYHFNDKEEVEKIFKEYDQSEK; encoded by the coding sequence ATGAAATTAGAATCATTGATACAAGCAATTCCGGTCAAACAAATATCAGGAAATACAAATAAAGAAATTTCCGGTTTAGATTCCGATTCAAGAAACATACAGCAAGATTTCCTTTTTGTTGCCGTAAAAGGCACTGCCGTCGATGGACACCAGTTTATCGACAAAGCGATCGAATCAGGAGCGACAGCAATAGTCTGTGAAGAAATGCCGGAAAACATAACTCCGACAACAACTTATATTCAAGTATCCGACAGTAAAGAAGCATTAGGATTATTAGCCTCCAAGTGGTATGCAAATCCATCCCGACAATTGACATTGGTCGGAGTTACCGGTACTAACGGCAAAACAACTATTGCGACACTGTTATACGAGATGTTCCGCCTATTCGGAGAAAAAGCAGGTTTGCTCTCTACCGTTTGCAATTATATAGACGAAAAAGCCGTCCCGGCCACACATACGACACCCGATCCTATCACCCTGAACAAACTATTACGGGAAATGGTAGATGCCGGATGCCGATATGCATTTATGGAAGTAAGTTCTCATTCTGCCGATCAAAAACGTATAGCTGGATTAGACTTCGACGGCGGAATTTTTACAAACCTCACACGGGATCATCTCGACTACCATAAAACCGTAGAGGCTTATTTAAAAGCAAAAAAATCGTTTTTCGATCATCTGCCGAAAAACGCATTCGCTCTTACCAACTTGGACGATAAGTCCGGCATGGTCATGCTGCAAAACACAAAAGCCGCAAAACACACATACTCGCTAAAAACTTTGGCCGATTATAAAGGGCGCATCATAGAAAGCCGTTTGGACGGAACGACTCTCGAAATAAACGGAAGAGAAGTTGAAGTTCAATTTGTCGGCAAATTCAACGCATATAACTTATTGGCTGTATATGGAGCAACTTGCCTATTAGGAGAAAATCCGGAAAAAGCACTGATAAAACTCAGCATGCTTATACCCGTAGCCGGACGTTTCCAAACCATTCATTCCCCTGAAAAATATACGGTAATTATCGACTATGCTCACACTCCGGACGCATTAGCCAACGTGCTCGGCTCAATACGTGAGGTCGTCGGTAAAAAAGGCCGGATCATTACAGTCGTAGGAGCAGGCGGTAACCGGGATAAAGGCAAACGCCCTATAATGGCACAAGAAGCTGTTAAAATAAGTGACCGTGTAATCTTGACATCCGATAATCCCCGATTCGAAGAACCGGAAGATATTCTTTCGGATATGCGGGCAGGACTCTCTCCTCAACAACTGCGTCAGGTTCTGTCTATCTCCGACCGAAGAGAAGCGATAAAGACGGCAACTCAATTTGCTCAGCCGGGAGATGTCATACTTATCGCAGGAAAAGGTCACGAAGACTATCAGGAGATTAAAGGTGTGAAATACCATTTCAACGACAAAGAAGAAGTAGAGAAAATTTTTAAAGAATACGATCAATCAGAAAAATAA
- the murG gene encoding undecaprenyldiphospho-muramoylpentapeptide beta-N-acetylglucosaminyltransferase: MDKKIKVLVSGGGTGGHIFPAISIANAIKNKCPNADILFVGAENRMEMEKVPAAGYPIIGLPVSGFDRKHLLKNIKVLFRLFKSIRLADKTVKSFSPDIAVGVGGYASGPTLWAAARRGIPTLIQEQNSYAGVTNKLLASKAKAICVAYENMERFFPKDRIILTGNPVRQELQNDTINREEAIRFFNLDPSKKTILVIGGSLGARTINNSIAAGIEKIPQNIQLIWQSGKGYDTQAKKALEEKKPENIKQMPFISRMDMAYKAADLVISRAGASSISELCLLGKPVILIPSPNVAEDHQTKNAQALSTKNAALMIRDCDAQNLLIDTALKTVQDETSLKNMSDNISKMAQRDSATRIADIIFELVTKNKKNGKL, encoded by the coding sequence ATGGATAAAAAAATAAAAGTTCTTGTCAGCGGCGGAGGAACTGGAGGACACATCTTTCCGGCCATTTCTATTGCGAACGCCATTAAAAACAAATGTCCGAATGCCGATATTCTTTTTGTCGGAGCAGAAAATCGTATGGAAATGGAAAAAGTTCCCGCTGCAGGCTATCCTATTATAGGACTGCCGGTCAGCGGTTTTGACCGCAAGCATCTGCTAAAAAATATCAAAGTATTATTCAGATTATTCAAAAGCATCCGTTTAGCAGATAAGACCGTAAAATCATTTTCTCCGGATATTGCAGTAGGTGTAGGAGGGTATGCCAGCGGTCCTACCTTATGGGCTGCTGCACGAAGGGGCATTCCGACATTGATTCAAGAACAGAATTCTTATGCTGGTGTTACCAACAAATTACTTGCATCTAAAGCGAAGGCAATATGTGTGGCCTACGAAAATATGGAACGATTTTTCCCTAAAGACCGGATTATCCTCACAGGGAATCCGGTGCGGCAAGAATTACAAAACGATACGATAAACAGGGAAGAAGCTATTCGTTTTTTCAATCTCGATCCCTCGAAAAAAACAATTCTTGTTATCGGAGGCAGCCTCGGAGCACGTACAATCAATAACAGTATCGCTGCAGGAATAGAAAAAATTCCTCAGAATATACAATTAATCTGGCAAAGCGGGAAAGGATATGATACTCAGGCAAAAAAGGCTCTGGAAGAGAAAAAACCGGAGAATATAAAACAAATGCCGTTTATCTCTCGTATGGATATGGCCTATAAAGCTGCTGATTTGGTAATATCAAGAGCCGGAGCGAGTTCTATATCAGAACTTTGCTTATTAGGGAAACCCGTAATACTGATTCCTTCCCCAAATGTAGCCGAAGATCATCAAACAAAGAATGCTCAGGCCTTATCGACAAAGAATGCAGCTCTGATGATACGGGACTGCGATGCCCAAAATCTATTGATAGACACAGCATTAAAAACTGTTCAAGATGAAACGTCATTAAAAAACATGAGCGACAACATTTCAAAAATGGCGCAACGAGATTCTGCGACACGCATTGCCGACATTATTTTTGAACTGGTCACTAAAAACAAGAAAAATGGAAAACTATAA
- the mraY gene encoding phospho-N-acetylmuramoyl-pentapeptide-transferase produces MLYYLFQYLDQLDFPGAGMFKYISFRSGLALILSLFISTIIGKRIIDKLQYLQIGEIIRDLGLEGQMSKKGTPTMGGIIIIIAIIIPCLLVGKLENIYMILMLVTTLWLGTLGFLDDYIKVFKKDKEGLHGKFKIIGQVGLGLIVGLTLYLSPNVVIRENVLIKDANNQEVVGYMPENIKSTQTTIPFLKNNNFDYADLVSFMGDHAQTAGWIIFVLVTIFIVTAVSNGANLTDGLDGLATGSSAIIGVTLGILAYLSGHIAYASYLNIMYIPGTEELVVFASAFIGATIGFLWYNAYPAQVFMGDTGSLTLGGIIAVFAIIIHKELLIPILCGIFLVEELSVMIQVAYFRFTKRKYGEGKRIFKMTPLHHHFQKPGNAGIIALIQKPFRPVPESKIVVRFWIIGIILAVITIVTLKMR; encoded by the coding sequence ATGCTTTATTACTTATTTCAATATCTCGACCAATTAGACTTTCCCGGAGCAGGGATGTTTAAATATATCTCCTTCCGATCCGGATTGGCGCTAATTCTATCCCTGTTCATCTCAACGATCATAGGTAAACGGATCATAGACAAATTACAATACTTACAGATCGGAGAGATCATTCGAGACCTCGGGCTCGAAGGTCAAATGAGTAAAAAAGGGACTCCGACGATGGGAGGCATTATCATTATCATCGCCATTATCATTCCATGCTTGTTAGTAGGAAAGCTCGAAAACATCTATATGATACTGATGCTGGTCACGACATTGTGGTTAGGGACACTCGGATTCCTGGACGATTACATCAAGGTATTTAAAAAAGATAAAGAGGGGTTGCATGGGAAATTCAAAATTATCGGTCAGGTAGGATTAGGGCTTATCGTCGGACTGACCCTTTACCTCAGCCCGAATGTCGTAATCAGAGAAAATGTGCTTATAAAAGATGCCAATAATCAAGAAGTTGTCGGATATATGCCCGAAAATATCAAATCGACGCAAACGACTATCCCATTCCTAAAAAACAATAACTTTGATTATGCCGATTTAGTGTCTTTCATGGGAGATCATGCTCAAACTGCCGGATGGATCATTTTCGTGTTAGTAACTATTTTTATTGTTACAGCAGTTTCAAACGGTGCAAATCTGACAGACGGACTCGATGGACTGGCTACCGGGAGTTCGGCAATCATAGGTGTCACATTAGGCATTCTCGCTTATCTATCAGGACATATCGCTTACGCCTCTTATTTGAACATCATGTATATTCCGGGAACAGAAGAGTTAGTGGTTTTCGCCAGTGCGTTCATCGGAGCGACGATCGGATTTCTATGGTACAACGCATATCCTGCCCAAGTTTTCATGGGAGATACGGGAAGCCTCACTTTAGGCGGTATCATAGCAGTATTCGCAATTATTATACACAAAGAACTATTAATACCCATTCTCTGCGGGATATTTCTTGTAGAAGAATTATCGGTAATGATTCAAGTCGCCTATTTCCGGTTTACAAAACGGAAATACGGAGAAGGGAAACGCATATTCAAGATGACTCCGTTACACCATCATTTCCAGAAACCGGGAAATGCCGGAATCATAGCGTTGATACAAAAACCTTTTCGTCCGGTTCCGGAATCAAAAATCGTTGTCCGGTTTTGGATCATTGGCATTATACTTGCGGTCATTACCATCGTAACTTTAAAAATGCGATAA
- a CDS encoding penicillin-binding protein translates to MATDRGNIIFRYIIITLLIVFICCAILYKVGRTAFIDREHWQRKADSLKIENITILPERGNILAEDGRLMASTVPQYYLYIDFKADGLKRDTLMKYITPLSKALSEKLGDRTPAGYEAHLLKGYRSKSRQYPVYRKRVSYTDLKEIKQFPLFRMGPNKSGFYTKQMVRRIKPFGSLASRTIGDIYGEYEKGGKNGIELAYDSLLRGTPGRGTKQKIRGRWVNMTNIEPINGANIRTTIDIKIQDITEKALVEKLSEIEAESGTAIVMEVATGEIKAITNIGRMPDGTYAETRNHAVADEVEPGSTFKTVSMMVALDAGIIQPDDTVDVGNGIFMYAGSRMTDHNAHRGGYHRISAAQTIWYSSNIGIAKIILKGFEKRPQDFVDRLYAMGLNTPVNLNIPGEGRPKIKHPIKDKNRWYKTTLPWMTFGYEIQIPPIYTLMFYNAIANGGKMIKPIFVKEISKDGVIIETKKTETINPQICTPKTLAQIQQMLTDVVQKGTAGPVKSDYVKIAGKTGTAQIAQGAAGYRGNGKQHRVSFCGYFPADGTPRYTCMVLVSNPHKGYPSGGSMSGAVVRSIAEQIYAQGLYPSVVVQHPDTLHPLIPYIKNGNFQKLTFACDLLKIQYEDYAKECSWVETANHSNKIILNGIKTPEESIPSVKGMGARDAIYLLEKAGLHVTISGKGKVVEQSIPAGARLIKGQRITLTLK, encoded by the coding sequence ATGGCAACCGATAGAGGAAACATCATATTTCGATATATTATCATTACCTTATTAATCGTATTCATTTGCTGTGCAATACTTTATAAGGTAGGCCGCACTGCTTTTATCGATAGAGAGCACTGGCAACGAAAAGCAGATTCTCTCAAAATCGAAAATATAACGATTCTGCCAGAACGAGGCAATATTCTGGCAGAAGACGGACGATTAATGGCTAGTACCGTTCCTCAATACTATTTGTACATAGACTTCAAAGCCGACGGATTGAAACGGGACACCCTCATGAAATACATCACACCTTTGAGCAAAGCTCTTTCAGAAAAACTCGGGGATCGTACTCCTGCCGGATATGAAGCCCATTTATTGAAAGGATACCGTTCTAAAAGCCGCCAATATCCCGTTTATCGAAAAAGGGTTTCCTATACAGATTTGAAAGAGATAAAGCAGTTCCCGCTCTTCAGAATGGGACCTAATAAAAGCGGATTTTATACGAAGCAAATGGTCCGAAGAATAAAACCTTTCGGATCATTAGCTTCCCGTACAATCGGAGATATTTACGGAGAATATGAAAAAGGCGGAAAAAACGGGATAGAACTTGCCTATGACTCTTTATTGCGTGGGACTCCAGGTCGCGGAACAAAACAAAAAATACGCGGACGTTGGGTAAACATGACTAATATCGAACCGATAAACGGGGCAAATATCCGCACGACAATAGACATAAAAATTCAAGATATTACAGAAAAGGCTCTTGTCGAAAAACTCTCGGAAATTGAGGCTGAATCAGGCACGGCAATTGTGATGGAAGTTGCTACCGGAGAGATAAAAGCAATCACAAATATCGGACGCATGCCGGACGGGACATACGCAGAAACTCGCAACCACGCTGTTGCAGATGAAGTAGAGCCGGGGTCAACATTTAAAACCGTCTCTATGATGGTAGCCTTGGATGCCGGCATCATACAACCCGATGATACCGTAGATGTCGGAAACGGTATCTTCATGTATGCAGGCTCTCGAATGACCGACCACAATGCTCACAGAGGCGGGTATCATCGCATCAGTGCAGCTCAGACAATTTGGTATTCGTCCAATATAGGAATCGCAAAAATCATCCTCAAAGGATTCGAAAAACGTCCGCAAGACTTTGTCGACAGACTATATGCTATGGGTCTGAATACACCTGTAAACCTCAATATCCCCGGTGAAGGACGACCCAAAATCAAACATCCGATCAAAGACAAGAACCGATGGTATAAAACGACCTTACCATGGATGACATTCGGTTATGAGATACAAATACCGCCTATATACACTCTGATGTTCTATAATGCCATTGCGAACGGGGGGAAAATGATCAAACCTATTTTCGTTAAAGAAATCAGTAAAGACGGGGTTATTATCGAAACTAAAAAAACAGAAACCATCAACCCTCAGATTTGTACACCCAAAACATTAGCACAGATACAGCAAATGCTGACCGATGTCGTTCAAAAGGGAACAGCAGGTCCTGTAAAATCGGATTACGTAAAAATTGCAGGAAAGACAGGAACGGCTCAAATAGCCCAAGGAGCAGCCGGATACCGGGGTAATGGGAAACAGCACAGGGTCTCATTCTGCGGATATTTTCCGGCAGACGGGACACCAAGATATACATGCATGGTCTTAGTAAGCAACCCTCATAAGGGTTATCCGTCGGGAGGCTCTATGTCCGGAGCTGTAGTTCGGAGTATTGCAGAACAAATATACGCTCAAGGATTATACCCTTCTGTCGTCGTACAGCATCCCGATACGCTCCACCCCCTCATCCCATATATCAAAAACGGGAATTTTCAGAAATTGACATTTGCTTGCGATTTATTGAAAATTCAATATGAGGATTATGCTAAAGAGTGTTCATGGGTAGAAACGGCAAACCATTCAAATAAAATTATTTTAAACGGGATAAAAACACCAGAAGAATCGATTCCTTCTGTCAAAGGGATGGGAGCTCGAGATGCCATATATTTGTTGGAGAAAGCCGGACTTCATGTAACAATTTCCGGAAAAGGGAAAGTCGTCGAGCAATCGATTCCGGCAGGAGCTCGCTTAATTAAAGGTCAAAGAATCACGTTGACATTAAAATAG
- a CDS encoding FtsW/RodA/SpoVE family cell cycle protein yields the protein MDTVKSILKGDKYIWGVYLMLCMISIVEMYSATSTLTFKIQDYLAPTIRHTLILFCGTIGVIIIHNFHYKWFKLIPVVLLPLSFILLVYAMFFGEEVNGAQRWLTICGIPLQPSELAKMAVVITVSFILAKKQVPGGVQPDTFKTILIIVSIFCMLILPENFSTSALLGLVCFCLMLIGRVELIKLFKLVAVLAGFVIVLFSISPYIPENTPVLDRIPTWRARILNFSHGNDVPEYAVKTNDKNYQVHHARMAIANGGAIGTFPGNSRERDFLPQAYSDFIYAIIIEEMGVVGGVVVMALYLSLLIRAGMIAKKCTRAFPAFLIMGIAMMIVFQAIVNMSVASGLIPVTGQPLPLISRGGTSTIITCAYFGIMLSISRYATQDAIKEEKELTGEETEIPEDISAPNPNML from the coding sequence ATGGATACTGTAAAATCGATTCTGAAAGGAGATAAATATATCTGGGGGGTATACCTGATGCTCTGTATGATTTCAATAGTAGAAATGTATAGCGCCACCAGTACACTGACCTTCAAGATCCAAGATTATCTAGCACCCACAATCAGGCACACACTCATTCTTTTTTGCGGGACAATCGGGGTCATCATTATTCATAATTTTCACTATAAATGGTTCAAACTGATACCGGTAGTATTATTGCCACTATCGTTCATTCTGCTCGTTTACGCGATGTTTTTCGGAGAAGAAGTAAACGGGGCACAGCGTTGGCTGACAATCTGCGGAATTCCGTTACAGCCATCCGAATTAGCTAAAATGGCGGTAGTCATCACCGTATCATTCATTTTGGCTAAAAAACAAGTACCGGGGGGTGTGCAACCCGACACATTCAAAACGATACTCATCATAGTCAGTATCTTCTGCATGTTGATCCTGCCCGAAAACTTTTCCACATCGGCACTATTAGGACTGGTCTGTTTTTGCCTAATGCTGATCGGACGTGTAGAATTGATAAAACTATTCAAGTTAGTAGCAGTACTCGCAGGATTCGTTATCGTACTGTTCTCTATCAGTCCCTACATTCCTGAAAATACACCCGTACTGGATCGTATTCCTACTTGGCGAGCCCGTATCCTTAATTTTTCTCATGGAAACGACGTCCCGGAATATGCAGTAAAAACAAACGACAAGAATTATCAGGTACACCATGCCCGCATGGCAATAGCAAACGGAGGAGCGATAGGGACATTTCCCGGGAACAGTCGGGAGCGCGATTTTTTACCACAGGCTTACTCCGATTTTATCTATGCGATTATCATCGAAGAAATGGGAGTTGTAGGCGGAGTTGTAGTAATGGCTCTTTATCTGTCCCTACTTATAAGGGCCGGAATGATTGCAAAAAAATGTACCCGGGCTTTTCCGGCATTTCTGATCATGGGTATTGCCATGATGATCGTATTCCAGGCCATAGTCAACATGTCGGTCGCATCGGGGCTCATTCCCGTAACCGGCCAGCCCCTTCCTTTGATAAGTCGAGGAGGGACATCGACGATCATTACTTGTGCTTATTTCGGGATCATGCTAAGTATCAGCCGATATGCGACCCAAGACGCTATTAAAGAAGAAAAAGAATTGACAGGAGAAGAAACAGAAATACCAGAAGACATTTCTGCTCCGAATCCCAATATGTTGTAA
- the murD gene encoding UDP-N-acetylmuramoyl-L-alanine--D-glutamate ligase → MNKRIVVLGAGESGAGAAVLAKVKGFDVFVSDMSLIKDTYKALLNKYEIEWEDGRHSIEKILNADEIIKSPGIPDTAPVIREIQKEGIPIISEIEFAGRYTHAKMICITGSNGKTTTTLLTYHILKNAGLNVGLAGNVGKSLALQVATENFDYYVIELSSFQLDNMYKFKADIAVLLNITPDHLDRYGYDMQNYINAKFRITQNQTPNDAFIYWNDDPIITKELKAHDLKARLYPFSEEKEEGVKAYTENNQIVIDAPNDTLTITEDDLALQGRHNLYNSMAASISAKVLDIKKEDIREGLKDFKGVEHRLEKVARVRGVEFINDSKATNVNSCWYALESMRTKVILILGGKDKGNDYSEIEELVKEKVNAIICLGVDNSKLHAFFEGKVPHIEDASSMKEAVDKAFACAQKGETVLLSPCCASFDLFKSYEDRGEQFKECVRNL, encoded by the coding sequence ATGAATAAACGAATTGTAGTTTTAGGAGCCGGAGAGAGCGGTGCAGGAGCTGCCGTTTTGGCGAAAGTAAAAGGATTTGACGTTTTTGTCTCGGACATGTCCCTGATCAAGGATACTTACAAGGCGTTATTAAATAAATATGAAATAGAATGGGAAGACGGCCGTCACAGTATCGAAAAAATTCTCAATGCTGATGAAATAATAAAAAGTCCCGGAATACCCGATACCGCACCGGTTATTCGAGAAATACAAAAAGAGGGAATTCCTATAATTTCCGAGATCGAATTCGCAGGAAGATATACTCATGCGAAAATGATTTGTATCACCGGGAGTAACGGAAAAACGACAACAACATTATTAACATATCACATTCTTAAAAATGCAGGACTAAATGTCGGCCTTGCCGGGAATGTAGGCAAAAGTTTGGCATTGCAGGTAGCAACAGAAAATTTCGACTATTATGTAATCGAACTGAGCAGCTTCCAACTTGATAACATGTATAAATTCAAAGCCGATATCGCAGTTTTGCTAAACATTACCCCCGATCATCTTGACCGATACGGATATGACATGCAAAATTATATCAACGCCAAATTCAGAATTACGCAAAATCAAACCCCAAACGATGCATTTATCTACTGGAATGATGACCCGATCATAACCAAAGAACTAAAAGCCCATGACCTGAAAGCCCGTCTCTATCCTTTTTCAGAAGAAAAAGAGGAAGGAGTAAAGGCTTACACGGAAAACAACCAAATTGTCATCGATGCTCCGAACGATACTCTGACAATTACTGAAGATGATTTAGCATTACAAGGACGACATAATTTATATAATTCCATGGCAGCAAGTATTTCGGCAAAAGTTCTCGATATAAAAAAAGAAGACATACGGGAAGGGCTTAAAGATTTCAAAGGGGTGGAACATCGTCTTGAAAAAGTCGCCCGTGTACGAGGTGTAGAATTTATCAATGATTCGAAAGCGACAAACGTAAATTCCTGCTGGTATGCACTCGAAAGCATGCGTACCAAAGTTATATTGATACTTGGCGGAAAAGATAAAGGTAACGACTATTCCGAAATTGAAGAGTTGGTAAAAGAAAAGGTAAATGCAATCATCTGTTTAGGTGTCGACAACAGCAAACTACACGCATTTTTTGAAGGGAAAGTTCCGCATATAGAAGATGCCTCATCAATGAAAGAAGCCGTAGATAAAGCTTTTGCTTGTGCTCAAAAAGGAGAAACCGTGCTGTTGTCCCCTTGTTGTGCAAGCTTCGACTTATTCAAAAGTTACGAGGATCGAGGAGAACAATTCAAAGAATGTGTACGCAATTTATAA